GGTCTAGCATGCCCCATATTAAGTTTTCGTTCCTCTAACATAACTTGTACTGCTTCTGGCAGCTGCAAAAGGCGAATCAAATTACTTACCTGAACCCGCGAAACACCGATACTTTCGGCAACCTGTTGTTGTGTATAATTAAACTCTTCCATCAACCTTCTGTACGCACGTGCTGACTCTACTGCTGTTAAATCATCACGCTGTTCATTCTCAACAATGGCAAGTTCTAACGCCTGTAAATCATCAACCTCTCGAACCACAGCAGGAATTTCATGCAACTTTGCCATTTGCGAAGCACGCCAGCGTCGCTCCCCTGCAATTAACTCATAACCATCGCCCTGTGGACGAATCAAAATTGGCATCAAAACACCATCGCGTTTAATCGAATTTGCGAGTGCTTGTAACTCATCTTTATCAAAATTAGAACGTGGCTGATACTTATTTGGTTTGATTTTGGATATTGATATTAATGTTGCCTGCGCCAAAACCTCTGGTGTTGGTTTATCACCCAACAATGCATTCAAACCTCTTCCCAAAGCTTGTCTCTTCTTTTGTGGTGTTTTCATAGCTTTCCCTACCCTTCTCTATTACGCATTAAACAGCAATTGATTCGCGCTGCATCATTTCTTGTGCAACTTGAAAATATGCCTGTGCGCCCTTTGAGCGTAAGTCATGATACATCACAGGTAAACCATAACTCGGTGCTTCCGACAAACGCACATTTCTCGGAACGACTGCTTCATAAACCTGAGCACCGAAATACTCACGCACATCCTTTTCAACCTGGCTTGATAAATTATTCCTTCTATCCACCATCGTTAACAGAATACCTTCAATTTCTAAATGTTCATTTAGATTTGCCCGCACACGACGAATAGTATCCATAAGCTGACTCAAACCTTCCATGGCATAAAACTCAGTCTGCAAGGTCACTAGCACGCGATCAGAAGCTGTAAGCGCATTGATGGTCAGCATATTTAATGCTGGTGGACAGTCTATAATCACATAATCAAATGGCTCACCTTCATAATTTCGCAAGCAGGTTTTTAAAATTTCTTCTCTCGCGTTTAAGTTTACCAATTCAACTTCAGAGCCCGATAAATCAATTGTCGCAGGAACCAAATACAAACCCTCACAATCTGTTTCTATAATTGCTTCTTTAAGGTCTTCCCCGTGACTTAGCAGCTCATACATACCTACTTTTACGTTATCCTTATCCACCCCCAACCCCGATGTTGTATTGCCTTGAGGGTCCAAATCCAAGACCAAAACACGCTTATCAAATGCTGATAGCGACGCTGCTAAATTAATACTTGTGGTGGTTTTCCCTACTCCCCCTTTCTGGTTTGCAATTGAAAACACGGGTCCTAAATTTTTATGTTTCACGTGAAACACCTCCAACACCTTCTTTTCCACCTTTAATGTAACAAGCTATTCTTTGCATATCTTTAGGTCGATAATCCTCATGTAAACACCAACCATCAACGACAGGTAAAACCGCTTCATCTGGAACTGGCAACACAGCTTTGCCACCATCAATGATATGTTTATCACACATTCGCAATAAAAGACGAACCTCAGAAACAGCTCTTGCTACACATACTGTCGCTTTCAACGGATCTAAATCATTAATATCTGCATCATAAGCAACCGCATTTAACTTCAATTTCCGTATAACATGACGTATAAACTCTGTTCGTTTTTTTCTTCGCTCAACCAAAACACCGTGAATATTTTCATTATGTATTAAAAGAGGTATTCCAGGTACACCCATACCACTACCAATATCTAAAACTACATCCTTATCATCAATCCATTTCGATAAAGCAACAGAGGGTTTGATAAAAGTTTGATAAAACAAACCTGAATCTTTAATCGAAGTGAGATTTAAAACCTTACGAAACTTCATCACTTCATCACAATACAGTTGTTGTTTAGCATCAGCCATTACAACTCCCCTTTGAGCTGTGACCTAGACTTCAACCATATCAACATACAACTAATCGCCGCTGGTGTAACACCTGATATTTGCGATGCTTGCGCTAAGGTTTGAGGAAGACTTGAAGATAACTTTTGACGAACTTCAGTACTCAAACCTAAAACATCCGCATAGTTAATATCTGATGGTATTAGGATTTTTTCTAAATTCTTAAATTTATCAACCTCAAGTTGTTGTTTATCCAAATACCCATCGTAATGCAATAAAGCTCGTACTGACACTTCATCTCTAGCATTCAACTCACCTAGCTCCAGCAAGGGTAAGACTTTACTCACTTCAACATCTGCACGGTGACAATACGATGCAATAGGCATACCCTGCTTGGGTACAGGTAATGATAGGTCATGAAGTTTCTTAATCCATACCTTGCCTGAACCAACAGTAATATTTTTTATCGCCTCTTTAGCTTTTTTATAAACTTTAGACCTTTGTTCATAACAGGAAACCCAAGGTTCTTTAAGTAAACCAAGTTTTAATGCATGACCTGATAAACGCATATCTGCATTATCTTCACGCAATTGTAGACGAAATTCAGCTCTAGACGTGAACATACGATAAGGCTCACTCACTCCCTTATGAACCAAATCATCAACCATCACACCAATGTATGACTCTGAACGCGTTGGTACCCAAACCTCCAACCCCAGTGCTTTAGAGGCAGCGTTAATACCAGCCAATAAACCTTGTGCTCCAGCTTCTTCATAACCCGTTGTTCCATTAATTTGCCCAGCATGAAACAAACCAGAAACCTTTTTACACTCCAGTGTTAATCTAAGCTCAGTAGGATCAACATAATCATATTCAATTGCATAACCAGGGCGAATAATATTAACGTTCTCCAACCCCTTGATAGAGCGTAAAAACCTCCATTGAACATCAATCGGTAATGATGTTGAAATACCATTGGGATAAACCTCAGCATGATCATTACCTTCAGGTTCTAAAAATATTTGGTGACTTGATTTGTCAGCAAAACGCACAACCTTATCTTCAATACTTGGGCAATAACGCGGCCCTTTACTTTCAATCTGCCCAGAAAACATTGGTGAACGTTCTAAGTTATCTCTAATAATATCATGTGTCTTTTCATTGGTTCGTGCAATAGCACAATTTTCTTGTACTTGCGTGACCTGCTGATGTAAAATAGAAAAAGGAATAGCCGAGGTATCTCCAGGTTGCTGCTCCAAACTACTCCAATCAATTGTTCTTTTATCCAACCTAGGAGGAGTTCCTGTTTTAAGGCGACCCACACGAAACTCTTTCTGATAAAGCTCCTGTGTAAGATAATCAATTGAGGCATCCCCCAAACGACCCGCTGGAAACCGTTTATCTCCAATATGAATCAAACCACCAAGGAAAGTCCCTGTCGTTAAAATTACTGTAGGTGCAAAATGAGCCACACCAAAATTATCAACGACACCTTGAATCGCACCTTGATCAAACAGTAGATTATTAATACTACCTTGGTACAAATGCAGCCCATCTTGTTCATCCAATAATTTACGCATAGCAATATGGTACAAACGTCTATCACACTGTGCTCTTGTAGCCTGAACAGCAGGTCCTTTGCGTTGGTTAAGTATCCTATATTGAAGCGCTGCTTTATCGGCAACAAGCCCCATAACCCCACCCAAGGCATCAATTTCTTTAACCAAATGCCCTTTGCCCACACCACCAATAGCAGGGTTACATGACATCTTAGCTATTGTATCAAGATTTTGTGTAATGAGTCGAACTTTAGCACCACGGCGTGCTGCAGCCATTGCAGCCTCACAACCTGCATGCCCTGCACCAATTACTAAAACATCAACTTCACCATCTGGGTGTTTCACGTGAAACATATTTTGATTATTCGACATGATGAAATCATATGAAATAAGAAGGAACTTTCTATAAAATAATTTAAGAATGATAAAAAATACAATATTTAGACACAAAAACCGAAATAAACAAGTATAGGGAGTGCTACCATAAAAAACAAAAAAAAAGGGTGGCTTAAGAAGCCACCCTTTTTAACATCTTTTCTGATTAGATTAGGATTTACGTTTTTCCAATATATCATGAATGATAGGAGAGAAAATTAACTCCATAGCTAACAACATCTTACTCGATGGAACAACCAATGTATTACGGCGAGACATGAATGAGTTGTTTAACATAGATAACAAGTATGGAAAATCGATACCCCAACGCTCAGGTTTACGAATACGAATCACCATCAAACTTTCATCTGGTGTTGGCACATCACGCGCAATAAATGGGTTGGATGTGTCTACCAAAGGTACACGTTGGAAGTTAATATCGGTGTGGCTAAATTGCGGAGTGATGAAGTGAACATAGTCATGCATACGAGACAATATATTATCTACAACAGCTTCAGATGAATACCCACGCATAGCAGTATCACGATGAATCTTTTGAATCCACTCAATATTTACCACAGGCACAATACCAACCATTAAATCGGCATAAGGACGAACTTCTTCTACACCACCATGTAAACCTTCATAAAAAAGTAAATCAGAACCTTCGCCAATGTCACGCCAATCAGTAAATTTACCAGACTCTACGCCATAGATTTTAGCTTCTTCGTCATCATGAACGTAAGTACGAACCTTACCTCTACCTGTTTCCCCATAAGATTTAAAAAGCTCAGCAATTTTATCGAACAAGTTTGCTTCATCAGAAAAATGACTCAAACGTTTACCAGCTGCTTCAAATTCTTTGGCTTTTTCTTTAAAGGTTACGCGATCAAACTTATGAAAACAATCACCTTCAACAATAGCTGGTGTCACATTTTCCCTATGAAAGATATGCTCAAGTGCTACTTTTGCAGTACTTGTTCCCGCACCAGATGAACCAGTTACAGAAATTACAGGATGTTTAACGGACATAGATACTCCCTACTCTTTTTAAAAAACTTTAATGTTATTTTTATTGTGCTGCATTATGCAGTAAAAGTGGTCTAAATATCAAGATAAACCTAAATACGCATCGGCATTAATACATGACGAGAACGTTCATGCTCTTCTTCCAAAAGCAAAGCTGGTGACAAACTATCTTTCAATTGAATTCTCACTACAGGGCTCTTAATTGCAGATAATACATCACGCATATACTTGGCATTAAAGCCCACTTCAACCTCCAAGCCTTGGTAAGCTATAGAAATATCTTCTTCGGCCTGTTCTTGCTCTGTATTATGCGCTGCAATGGATAGTTTATCGTTTGCAAAGGTTAGTTTTACATCATGGGTGAAATCATTGGCAACCACCAAACTACGACGTAAAGCTTGATCCAAACAGTTTTTATCAATACTTGCAGTATATGGATTGTCTTTAGGAATAACATCTTCATAGACTGGATATTTGGCATCAATCACCTTTGAAGTAAAACGTTGTTGATTTACCTCAATCCTAACCTGTTGTTTTCCAAGAGATAATTTAATATCTTCCTCAGATTCTTCTGCCAATCTTTTGATTTCCATCACGGCTTTTTTAGGAACAATGCATTCTGTTTCATCATGCTCAACATCAAGTTTAAATTCACTTAAAGCCATACGATGACCATCGGTTGTTACAATACGAATACCATGTTCTTTTGAAACCTCAAACAAGCTACCCGTTAAATACTTTCTAGTTTCATCATTGGACATGGCAAAACTGGTTGATGAAATCATATTTGCTAATTCATGACCGGGGATCTGTATGGTTAAATCTGTTTCATCAGATGGCTCATTCGGAAATTCATCAGCTGGTTTAGTAGCCAATTTAAATTTTACACCGCCACTGGTAATATCTAAAAAAGAACCTTCTGTTTTTAGTTCAACAGGTGTTTCAGGATTTAATTCACGTACAATTTCAAAAATCTTTTTGGCTTCAACTGTAAATGAACCCGAATTTAGAACTTCAACGCTTTGTGTACTTGTGTACGTTGCTTGGAGATCTGTGGCTGTAAGTTTTAATGTTTGCTCTACAGTTTCAAATAAAATATTTGCTAAAATTGGATTGGTATTCCTTTTTTCAACGATATTTTGACAGCGTTGAATTTGTTGAAAAAGTGATGTTCTGGAAATTTTAATATGCATACTGTTATATTCTCTCACTTATATTATATTTAATTATCGTCATCGTAGGCATTGTTTATAAGTAGGATAAGCATGCTAATCATAAACAAAACAAACACTTAAATAAAGTTAATCGGTGTATATTTATTCTTATAACCTGTGGATAGATTGCGGATAATATGCTTTTTTTATTTTTTATTACAGATTATCTTTTAAATCACAACTTATCCACAATATAATCGTGATGTTATACGTATGTTTATACACAACTCATATGAGGTTATCCTTGTTTAAGAAGTAGTATCAAGCGGTTTATTTCATCATCAAAGTCTTGGTCTTGATTTCGTTCATTTTGAATTTTCCGGTGTGCGTATAAAATGGTTGTATGATCTTTTTTATCAAATTTATCAGCGATTTCAGGCATAGACATTTTGGTAAGTTCTTTGCTGATATACATAGCCACTTGTCTGGGGTACGCAATATTACGTTTACGAATTTTAGATTTCATATCTTGGATACGCACATTATAATAGTTGGCAACTTGTTTTTGGATGTCTTCAATGGTGATGGTTTTGGATTGAAGATTAAGTTGGTCACGTAATTTATCTTGGGCTAATTCCATGGTTATGGGTTTACCTGAAAGTTTGGCATAAGCCGTTAAACGTGTAAGCGCACCTTCTAATTCTCTAACATTGCTGGAAATTTTAGAGGCAAGTAAAAAACAAATATCATCGTCTAGTGTGATGCCAGCTAGCTCCACTTTGCTTTTCAAAATTGCCATACGTGTTTCAAAGTTGGGTGGTTGAATGTCAGCAACCAAACCCCAATTAAAGCGTGAGCGTAGTCGTTCTGCCAAATGTTTAATAGCAGATGGATCTCGGTCTGAAGTGAGGATAATTTGTTTTTGAGCTTTATGTAGGGCATCAAAAGTATGGAAAAACTCTTCTTGTGTACTTTGTTTACCTTCAATAAATTGAATATCATCAATGATTAACACATCAACTTTACGATACTTATCTCGGAAGGCAGAGGTTTTTTGCCCGCGGATAGCGTCAATCAGTTCGTTGGTAAAATGTTCACCTGTTCGGTAAGCAATACGCACATCTTTGTGTGCAACCAAATGGTTGGCAATGGCATTGATTAAGTGTGTTTTTCCTAAACCAACACCACCATGAATATACAAAGGATTGTATTGTGCACCAGGCTGGTCAGCCACGGCTAAACTTGCGGCGTGGCAAAACTCATTACTTGAGCCTACAACAAAGTTTTCAAAGGTAAAACGTTCATCAATAAAACCATCAATATTTTGTTTATGGGTAGATGTTTTGGTTTGTTGAACGGGTGCGAGTTCTATGGATGTATCAATGAGATATTTTAAGTGAATGTGGTGTAAATTTAGTGTTTGTAATGCATCTAAAATGTGTTGTTCACAGTCACTTTTTAGCCCATCAATAAAAAATTGATTGGGTACCTTGAGGGTCAAAATATTATCATCCAATTGGGCGGAGACAGGTTCAATCCATGCACCTATTTTTGCAGGCGATAATTGTGGTGATAAACGGAGCTTAATGGTTTCCCATAGTTCTTGATGATTCATGGCGTAAGCATAACCAAAAAAGATGACAATTCACATGTGATTATTTAAACATTGAAGGATTTCATGGACGAATCTGTGTTTACTATTCAGTATTCACATCTCATGAAGAATCAACGAAATACAATTTTTGAAGAATACGCAGAAATATTGGCCAATGTATCCCATGAAGGGGAGCAGTGTATTATGCGTTTAAAAGCACCAAAAACAGCAAAAACAGCAAACCCAGGGCAATTTGTACACATTCGTGTTTCGGATGCTTTGCCGCTGCGCCGCCCTATTTCGATTATGTTAACCAATCCAGAACAAGGTACCATCGATTTACTTTATAAAAAAATTGGTGAAGGCACAGTGCAACTTGGACAGCGCAAAAAGGGTGAAGTTTTACCAATGTTAGGGCCAATTGGTGTGCCTTTTGATTTGTCAGACACAAGCAAACGTTATATTCTGATTGGCGGTGGTGTTGGTGTGCCCCCCATGGTTTTTGTAGCAGATACTTTGGTTCAAAAAGCAGATTTAGTGTTGTTTGCTGGCTCTGAGGTTGCGTTTCCTTTTGCTTTAAAACCATCCGCATTTATGTTGCCTGGCATTGCGGGTAACACGACTTTAACCATATCTTCACTTGAAGCGCGTGGTATTGCCTGCAGATTGGCTTCAAATGCAGGGCTGTATGGTTGTTATGAAGGGCATGTGCCAGATTTAGCGCGTGATTATTTAACAGCATTAAGTGATGAGGAACGTGCGCGATGTGTATTGTTATCGTGTGGCCCTCATCCGATGCTTCATGCTGTAGCCAAACTGGGACGTGACTTGGGTATTTCTGCGCAGTTAAGTTTGGAAGAGTATATGGCATGTGGTATTGGTGGGTGTGCGGGTTGTGTGGTGAAAACCATTGAAGATGGACAAGAAAAATATAAGCGGGTGTGTGTAGATGGTCCTGTGTTTGATGCAGAGCAGCTACCCGAATTTGCTTAAACGTAAAAAAAGTTGGAATAGGAAGAATCATGAGTAGAAATTTTGTGTTTACATCAGAGTCTGTGGGTGAAGGTCACCCTGATAAGGTTGCAGACCAAATATCCGACAGTGTGTTGGATGCAATCCTTAAACAAGACCCAACTGCGCGTGTAGCATGTGAAACCATGGTCAACACAGGCATGGTGATTTTATCAGGTGAAATTACCACATCGGCAGTGATTGATTATCAAGAAATTGCACGTAATACCATTAAAGAAATTGGCTACAATTCATCAGATATGGGTTTTGATTATGCCTCTTGTGCGGTGTTGGTGACCATGGATAAACAATCAGTGGATATTGCAGCGGGCGTGAATGAAGGTGAAGGTCTTGATTTGGATCAAGGTGCAGGCGACCAAGGTTTGATGTTTGGTTATGCATCCAATGAAACGGATGTGTTGATGCCTATGCCTGTGCATTTGTCGCATCAGTTGATGGAAAAACAAGCGGAAGTTCGTAAAACGGGTGTGTTGAAATATTTGCGTCCTGATGCCAAGTCACAAGTGACAGTGCGTTATGAAAATTCTAAACCGGTAGCTATTGATGCGGTGGTGATTTCTACACAACACACGGCTGATGTTAGTCATGAAGACTTGGTTGCTGGTGTGATGCAAGAAATTGTACACCCTGTATTGGATAAAACGGGTTTGTTGCATGATAAAACAGAATATCACATTAATCCAACAGGGCGTTTTGTGATTGGTGGCCCAGTGGGTGACTGTGGTGTAACGGGTCGTAAAATCATTGTGGATACCTATGGTGGTTTTGGACATCACGGTGGCGGTGCATTTTCAGGTAAAGATCCAACGAAAGTAGACCGTTCGGCTTGTTATATGATGCGTTATGTGGCGAAAAATATTGTGGCTGCAGAGCTAGCAGATCGCTGTGAAGTGCAAGTGGCTTATGCCATTGGTGTCGCCCGTCCATTGTCTGTGATGGTGAATACCTTTGGTACAGGAAAAGTGGATGAAGCCAAACTTGCTGAAGCTGTGCGCGAAGTGTTTGATTTGCGTCCTAAAGGTATTGTGCAAGAACTTGATTTATTGCGCCCTATTTATGCGAAAACAGCGGCTTATGGTCATTTTGGTCGTGAACTTCCTGAATTCACTTGGGAAAAAACCGATAAAGTGGATGCATTGAAGGCAGCTGTGAAATCGTAAACAATAAGATTCCTCCACTACGGTCGGAATGACACAATGTGTGTCACCGCTAGCTAAGTCGAGAGGTCTTGTGAACAATTTAGACTGAGGAGCACTGCGCCGATGTTGTTTTATCATAAAATAACATCGTTAGGCTCAGTCGTTTGAATAAAAACAACGGTGCTCATATTTTTATATCACGAAAGTGATGCTTTTATAGGAGTATGAGAATGTCTGAATTTACAGATTATAAAGTCGCTGATATGTCATTAGCAGAATGGGGCCGCAAAGAAGTAAAAATTGCGGAAACAGAAATGCCTGGTTTGATGGCATTACGCGAAGAATATGCAGGCAAAAAACCTTTGGCTGGTGCGCGTATTGTGGGTTGTTTACACATGACGATTCAAACCGCTGTGTTAATGGAGACATTGGTTGAGCTGGGTGCGGAAATTCGCTGGTCATCATGCAATATTTTCTCCACACAAGACCAAGCAGCAGCGGCGATGGCTGCTGTTGGTATCCCAACATTTGCTTGGAAAGGCGAAACGGAAGAAGAGTTTTGGTGGTGTATTGAACAAACTGTACATGGTCCAGACGGTTGGACACCCAACTTGATTCTTGATGATGGTGGTGATGTTACCCAGTTGATTCATGATAAATATCCTGAATTATTGAAAGATATTAAAGGTTTATCTGAAGAAACTACAACAGGTGTTCACCGCCTTTATGAAATGGCGAAAGAAGGCAAACTTAAAGTCCCTGCGATTAATGTGAATGATTCCGTAACCAAATCCAAATTTGATAACCTTTATGGTTGTCGTGAATCTTTATTGGATGGCATCAAACGTGCAACTGATGTGATGATTGCGGGTAAAATTGCAGTTGTACTTGGTTATGGCGATGTGGGTAAAGGTTGCGCTCAGGCATTTAAAGGTATGGGTGCAACGGTTTGGGTAACAGAAATTGACCCAATTTGTGCGCTTCAAGCAGCGATGGAAGGTTATCGCGTGGTTGAAATGGATGATGCATGTAAATTGGGCGACATTTTTGTAACCACTACGGGCAACTATCATGTGATTCAGCATGACCATATGTTGAACATGAAAGACCAATCGATTGTTTGTAATATTGGTCATTTTGATAATGAAATTGATGTGGCTTCTTTGAAACAATACGAGTGGGAAAATGTAAAACCACAAGTGGATCAAATTATTTTCCCAGATGGTAAACGTATTACCTTGTTGGCAGAAGGTAGGTTGGTGAACCTTGGTTGCGCAACAGGCCACCCAAGTTTTGTGATGTCTGCATCATTTACCAACCAAGTGATGGCACAAATTGAGCTTTGGGAAAATCATGCCAATTATGGTAATGAAGTGTATGTATTACCCAAACGTTTGGATGAGAAAGTTGCACGTTTACACCTGGCAAAAATTGGCGTGAATTTAACCACTTTAACCCAAGAGCAAGCCGATTACATCAGTGTGCCTGTGGAAGGTCCATACAAAGTTGACCACTATCGTTATTAAGAGGTCAATCGCTTGAATAAGCTGTTTATTCTGGGGGTGGCAGTGTTTTTAACACTGCCACTTTTGGGTTGTGCAGCGAAAACAAAAGTGGTGCAGAGCAACCCATCGCCAGTGACAGTAAAGTTTGATAAAAATGGTGATGGTATTATTGATAGAATCGATTGGCGACGTATGAAAGATGCAGAAAAAAGCACTTATGCTCGCATGTTACTTGAAGAAATTGGTGAAAACCCTGATGCAATTGTGAAAGGCAAACAAACACGCGAATTGCTATTATTAGAGGGTTTAAATGCGGTTTATGGTAAATAAATCACCTGAATTCAAGTCATGTAGACAAGTCATTTAGAGATGGTGTTTAACACTCTGTAATGGTTACCGCCAACCCGCCCAATGATGTTTCTTTAAATTTAACAGACATTTCTTCCCCCGTTTGTTTCATCGCAGCAATACAATTATCCAAAGACATAAAATGTTCACCCGTGCCATGCATAGCCAATGATGCGGCGGTGTATGCTTTTATTGCACCAAACCCATTGCGTTCAATGCAGGGAACTTGTACTAGGCCGCCCACAGGATCACAAGTCATGCCTAAATGATGTTCTAATGCCATTTCAGAGGCATGTTCCACCTGTTTGGGTGTTCCGCCCCGCACAGCGCACAAACCTGCTGCTGCCATGGCTGCTGCAGAGCCAACTTCACCCTGACATCCAACTTCGGCACCAGAAATGGAGCTGTTGTGTTTGATAATGCCACCAATTGCACTCGCAGTTAATAAAAAATCACGCACATCTTGTGTTGTACCACCTTCATATTGCATCCAATAATAAAGCACGGCTGGAATCACTCCTGCTGCACCATTGGTGGGTGCAGTCACCACCATATGCCCTGCCGCATTTTCTTCGTTCACAGCCATGGCATAGGCACATAACCAATCATTCATGTTGGTGTTGTTTTGGGCGAGAAGTTTCTGTTGTAATTGTTTGGCGCGTCTGGCGATGTTTAAGCCACCTGGCAATGTCCCTTCTGTATCCAACCCACGTTGAATACACTGGGTCATGGCTTGCCATGTTTTGTCTAAACCAGCATAAAGTTTTTGTGTATCAAGGGTTTGTGTTTCATTGGTTTGTTTCATGGCAGCAATGGATAGCTTGCTTTTTTTTGCCATGGCTAACATGACTTCTGCGGTGTCAAAAGCATAAGGCACTGTGTTGTTGTTTTGCATTTTTAGGGGTGCAACCAGCTGTTTGATTTCAGAGGCGGAGTTGATAAAACCACCGCCAATAGAGAAGTATGTTTCGGAAATTATAATGTTCCCAGCATCATCCAAAAGCTCAAAAATCATACCGTTGGGGTGTTCAGGCAGAGGTTTTCCTGTATCAAATATAATATTGGAGTCCGCACAAAACGCCACACGCTGTTCACCATGAATGGTGATGAAGTGACTTGACCAAATGCGTTGTGTTAATACATCCAAATCATGGTCTGCTACATCATTGGGCAAGTAACCGTGGAGTCCTAGCGCAACAGCACGGTCAGTAGCATGACCTTTACCTGTTGCTGATAATGAGCCTTTGAGGGTGCAACGGATTTGAAGTTTTTCA
This genomic stretch from Ghiorsea bivora harbors:
- a CDS encoding dihydroorotate dehydrogenase electron transfer subunit, whose product is MDESVFTIQYSHLMKNQRNTIFEEYAEILANVSHEGEQCIMRLKAPKTAKTANPGQFVHIRVSDALPLRRPISIMLTNPEQGTIDLLYKKIGEGTVQLGQRKKGEVLPMLGPIGVPFDLSDTSKRYILIGGGVGVPPMVFVADTLVQKADLVLFAGSEVAFPFALKPSAFMLPGIAGNTTLTISSLEARGIACRLASNAGLYGCYEGHVPDLARDYLTALSDEERARCVLLSCGPHPMLHAVAKLGRDLGISAQLSLEEYMACGIGGCAGCVVKTIEDGQEKYKRVCVDGPVFDAEQLPEFA
- the metK gene encoding methionine adenosyltransferase translates to MSRNFVFTSESVGEGHPDKVADQISDSVLDAILKQDPTARVACETMVNTGMVILSGEITTSAVIDYQEIARNTIKEIGYNSSDMGFDYASCAVLVTMDKQSVDIAAGVNEGEGLDLDQGAGDQGLMFGYASNETDVLMPMPVHLSHQLMEKQAEVRKTGVLKYLRPDAKSQVTVRYENSKPVAIDAVVISTQHTADVSHEDLVAGVMQEIVHPVLDKTGLLHDKTEYHINPTGRFVIGGPVGDCGVTGRKIIVDTYGGFGHHGGGAFSGKDPTKVDRSACYMMRYVAKNIVAAELADRCEVQVAYAIGVARPLSVMVNTFGTGKVDEAKLAEAVREVFDLRPKGIVQELDLLRPIYAKTAAYGHFGRELPEFTWEKTDKVDALKAAVKS
- the ahcY gene encoding adenosylhomocysteinase, giving the protein MSEFTDYKVADMSLAEWGRKEVKIAETEMPGLMALREEYAGKKPLAGARIVGCLHMTIQTAVLMETLVELGAEIRWSSCNIFSTQDQAAAAMAAVGIPTFAWKGETEEEFWWCIEQTVHGPDGWTPNLILDDGGDVTQLIHDKYPELLKDIKGLSEETTTGVHRLYEMAKEGKLKVPAINVNDSVTKSKFDNLYGCRESLLDGIKRATDVMIAGKIAVVLGYGDVGKGCAQAFKGMGATVWVTEIDPICALQAAMEGYRVVEMDDACKLGDIFVTTTGNYHVIQHDHMLNMKDQSIVCNIGHFDNEIDVASLKQYEWENVKPQVDQIIFPDGKRITLLAEGRLVNLGCATGHPSFVMSASFTNQVMAQIELWENHANYGNEVYVLPKRLDEKVARLHLAKIGVNLTTLTQEQADYISVPVEGPYKVDHYRY
- a CDS encoding L-serine ammonia-lyase, which produces MFISALELFKIGIGPSSSHTMGPMLAAHTFIQSLKQHLPPQSEKLQIRCTLKGSLSATGKGHATDRAVALGLHGYLPNDVADHDLDVLTQRIWSSHFITIHGEQRVAFCADSNIIFDTGKPLPEHPNGMIFELLDDAGNIIISETYFSIGGGFINSASEIKQLVAPLKMQNNNTVPYAFDTAEVMLAMAKKSKLSIAAMKQTNETQTLDTQKLYAGLDKTWQAMTQCIQRGLDTEGTLPGGLNIARRAKQLQQKLLAQNNTNMNDWLCAYAMAVNEENAAGHMVVTAPTNGAAGVIPAVLYYWMQYEGGTTQDVRDFLLTASAIGGIIKHNSSISGAEVGCQGEVGSAAAMAAAGLCAVRGGTPKQVEHASEMALEHHLGMTCDPVGGLVQVPCIERNGFGAIKAYTAASLAMHGTGEHFMSLDNCIAAMKQTGEEMSVKFKETSLGGLAVTITEC